The Colletotrichum destructivum chromosome 7, complete sequence genome contains the following window.
ACCGGGTGGGATGCTCGTCGTGGGCTCGCGAACACATCTTGCCCATCTTCCGCCGCCTGAGTTTCGTGTCGTTCTACCTCGGCgtgaagccgccgccggacgcGGCAGTACCGGGCCTGATCGGGTTCGAAGTCCCGCTGCCCCCGGAGTTCGAgagcgtcgccgaggcgcagagcgccatcgacgacctGACAATGCACATGATCGAGTACGTCTCGTCCGTCGACCGTTCCGCCTCTGACCGacaggagctcgagaagagACTGCAGGAGTTCCACGCCAAGCTGAGCCGGTTCGACGCCGCCATACCGCCGTCCGATTCCTTGACGAAGATCGCCATCTGCAACATGATGATGAAGTTCGAGATGGCACGGATACAGATCGACACCATCCACGGCACGGCGGAGACGAGGTTCGACGAGCACACCGAGTCCTTCCGCAGGATCACGGCGCTCGGGCGCCGCGCCTCGCAGCTGAGGAAAGCGTTTCCCGACGAGCGGCCACAGGCTTGCTTCACCTTCGAGGCCGGGTCCCTGTCGACGCTGGGATTCATCTCGATCAAGAGCCGCGACCTGCAAGTGCGGCTGGAGGCGCTAGCGCTCAtggccgacctcgccgcgccCAAGGAGGGtttcgtcgacgtcggcacGCTGTACAGGGTCGGCCGGCTCGGCATCGAGATCGAGCACGGCGTCTCTCTCGCGGACGGCGAGATAGAGAGGGACCCGGCCGCGTTCGCGGCGTTGTCGTTCCCGCCGGAGGAGAAGCGGTTCTTCGCGGCGCCGATCGACCACGAGCTGGACGTGATCAAGAACGAGGACGGCTCGGTCACGTATCGACGGACCGTGACGTTCCTCCggcgcgacgccgacggcaacgtACACGCACGGCAGGAGTATCTCACGGACGAGCTGCCGGGCGCGGTTTCGTCCCAGGTGCCGTGTATGAGATGCTCTAAGCCTATGTAAGACAGACTGACTGTAATGAAGATTTTCTATGATGCCGTGTAAGCAGTATTCCTGGTGCCTCGAAAAGCCTCCAAATTTatttgcttgcttgcctaTGAAGCCAGGGTATCCCATGTGAGCCATGTCCTGTCATGACCCTGGGATGCCAGCAGTGCGGCTGCATCTCCGAGCCTTCGagtttcttcttttttccgACCCATTCTACATGATGCTAGGCTGGTCTGCGGCCCAGTGCCAGCCTTCCACCACACACCTCACAGCACACGTAACCCTGCGAGCGTCGCATGGTCAATCTTACCTAGATATCTGCCTAGAACACAAGAACATGTGTAAAGGGCCCTCATGGTGATCACATGGCGGGCGCTCAAGTCTCTTGCTCTTTGTTCTGCCCAGGTCGCGCCACTGCTTTATTGAAAAACCAGTATGCTCTTTCGATACATGGCCTGCACCTGTTGATTGAATACGTCTTTTGTCCAGATCAATCAAAGAGTAAACAAACGCCTGAAAGTGCTAGCACCCTTACACTAAAGGTCGAGAGAGACCAGAACGCCTCGGCTTTGTATGTCATACTTTTCTCATCCACTCTTGTCTCTCTCACCCACACACCCAGAAGCCAACACCTAGCATGAAATTCAGAGCGTTGTTAGCCCAAACCCGGTCGCAAGGTTCGAAGCAAGGGACGACATTCCCAAGACGGAGCTAGCCAACCAGTTTCCGACGTAGGTTTCAACCTCGGCGGGCTTTTCCCACCTCATCCAATGCGAACCATTCACCTCCCCCCGACTCAAATTGTCAAAGTACGTTTCCATACCCGTCGATAGGGATGGGGGAAGCGTCGGGTCCAAGGTTGCAGCGATGAACAGGGCAGGCTGCGAGAACTTGCGGGTATACGTGCCGTTGCCCGGCACTAGTGCCAGCTCGTCCTCCCAGTTTAGCTCTTGGGTGCGATACCAGTTCAGCGTGTTGTTGAAGGGTTTTCTAGTGAAGCTATCAACGTAGTAGTCGATTTCCGTCTTGCTGAGCAGGGGCGTGTCTTCGGTTACACCCTCAAGCAAATTGAAGTCAAGCCCTTTGCCGCTAACATCGATGGCTAGTTCGCCGCTGGGGCCTACCACCCCATAGATGGTGTTGAGGATTTGACGCACGCGTGTGGCGTTCTGCGAGCCGATCGGACCAACGTAGTCCTGGACATCGTGTTGTGAACGAAACTGCAGCTGGTAATGGAACCCAGGCCAGCTGACAGCCAGATCAGTGAAAGAGGCCACTGGAGGCACAAAGGGCGTGTTAAGGACGTAGAGGGCAGCAACAAGCTCTGGGTGCCACATGGCGGTACGATAgaccacaccaccaccgaaGTCGTGTCCGCCAAGAATGATGCGTGACAGGCCGAGATGGCCCGCAAGGGCGGCAATGTCATCCGAGGCGCGCTTGAATGTGCTGTGTAATCTGGTCAGTCGTTGCGAGCTGTCGCCAGCTTTCAAAGCACAGCGAGTTGGTGTGTGTGGAGGCTCACTAAAAGCTGGGGCTCTCGGGTGA
Protein-coding sequences here:
- a CDS encoding Putative alpha/beta hydrolase-1, epoxide hydrolase, producing MDTLALIDPRFQYQTAILNGVKYNYIHANPSSEKVAGTVFLVHGWPDLSLGWSNHIPFLLSKGMRVVALDMMGYGGTESPESPSFYTFKRASDDIAALAGHLGLSRIILGGHDFGGGVVYRTAMWHPELVAALYVLNTPFVPPVASFTDLAVSWPGFHYQLQFRSQHDVQDYVGPIGSQNATRVRQILNTIYGVVGPSGELAIDVSGKGLDFNLLEGVTEDTPLLSKTEIDYYVDSFTRKPFNNTLNWYRTQELNWEDELALVPGNGTYTRKFSQPALFIAATLDPTLPPSLSTGMETYFDNLSRGEVNGSHWMRWEKPAEVETYVGNWLASSVLGMSSLASNLATGFGLTTL
- a CDS encoding Putative zn(2)Cys(6) fungal-type DNA-binding domain-containing protein, with the translated sequence MPPRKGSPKVKTGCRTCKARKVKCDETKPKCKRCTTSGRQCAGYEPTLEHGLSWYRPQQLTAHDQREGRAFQFFSHMVGPVLSGPMDAYFWTHLVVQFSHFEPAVRHAVLAISSLYEDFHDGARVTRQKPGNDFALRHYGAAIQRIKSAEDEQLVLLVCILFICVEYLQGDVEAALRHCKHGIVILNRVGCSSWAREHILPIFRRLSFVSFYLGVKPPPDAAVPGLIGFEVPLPPEFESVAEAQSAIDDLTMHMIEYVSSVDRSASDRQELEKRLQEFHAKLSRFDAAIPPSDSLTKIAICNMMMKFEMARIQIDTIHGTAETRFDEHTESFRRITALGRRASQLRKAFPDERPQACFTFEAGSLSTLGFISIKSRDLQVRLEALALMADLAAPKEGFVDVGTLYRVGRLGIEIEHGVSLADGEIERDPAAFAALSFPPEEKRFFAAPIDHELDVIKNEDGSVTYRRTVTFLRRDADGNVHARQEYLTDELPGAVSSQVPCMRCSKPM